One part of the Leclercia sp. LSNIH1 genome encodes these proteins:
- a CDS encoding trypsin-like serine peptidase, with the protein MRKSVAIVLGTFFLFSGLSHADDGDNEAANAKEIQTLFFGHDDRTRVADPSRAPWEAIGQLETASGNLCTATLITPRLALTAGHCLLVPPKGKPDRAVALRFISQKGSWRYEIHGIEGRVDASLGRRLKADGDGWIVPPSAASWDFGLVVLRNPPSGITPLPLFAGDKAELTAALKEADRKVSQAGYPEDHLDVLYTHQDCIVTGWAQNSVLSHQCDTLPGDSGSPLMLNTAAGWQLIGVQSSAPAAKDRWRADNRALSITGFRDKLAELAQQ; encoded by the coding sequence ATGCGTAAATCTGTTGCGATTGTGCTGGGAACATTTTTTCTCTTTTCTGGATTAAGTCATGCGGACGATGGCGACAACGAGGCCGCGAACGCCAAAGAGATTCAAACGCTCTTTTTTGGTCATGACGATCGCACGCGTGTCGCCGATCCGTCCCGCGCGCCGTGGGAGGCTATTGGCCAGCTGGAGACGGCCAGCGGAAACCTCTGTACCGCCACCCTCATCACCCCTCGACTGGCGCTGACCGCCGGACACTGTCTGCTGGTGCCGCCGAAAGGTAAACCGGATAGGGCCGTTGCCCTGCGCTTCATCTCGCAAAAGGGGAGCTGGCGTTATGAGATCCACGGCATTGAAGGCCGCGTCGATGCCTCATTAGGCAGACGGCTGAAAGCCGATGGCGATGGCTGGATTGTGCCGCCCTCTGCCGCCTCGTGGGATTTTGGTCTGGTGGTGTTGCGCAACCCGCCGTCGGGGATCACCCCGCTACCGCTGTTTGCCGGGGATAAAGCGGAGCTGACCGCCGCCCTGAAAGAGGCCGATCGCAAGGTGAGCCAGGCGGGATACCCGGAAGATCATCTGGATGTGCTGTACACCCATCAGGACTGTATCGTCACCGGCTGGGCGCAAAACAGCGTGCTGTCCCATCAGTGTGATACCCTGCCCGGCGACAGCGGTTCGCCGCTGATGCTGAATACCGCCGCAGGCTGGCAGCTTATTGGCGTTCAGAGTTCGGCCCCGGCGGCAAAAGATCGCTGGCGGGCCGATAACCGCGCCCTGTCGATCACCGGTTTTCGCGACAAGCTGGCAGAGCTGGCCCAGCAGTGA
- a CDS encoding protein YdgV yields MFNYWRQFSSALTRSNTADNCNFMDNLFSTALSKITPALFSSFCLTSGEQHWRNAL; encoded by the coding sequence GTGTTTAACTACTGGAGACAATTTTCATCTGCACTGACGAGAAGCAACACCGCAGATAATTGTAATTTTATGGACAATCTGTTCAGCACCGCTTTATCAAAAATCACTCCCGCTCTGTTCTCCTCTTTTTGCCTTACGTCTGGCGAGCAACACTGGCGCAACGCGCTGTAG
- the mdtI gene encoding multidrug/spermidine efflux SMR transporter subunit MdtI — MQQFEWIHAAWLALAIALEIIANVLLKFSDGFRRKTYGLLSIAAVLGAFSALSQAVKGIDLSVAYALWGGFGIAATLAAGWILFGQRLNQKGWIGLVLLLAGMIMIKLA, encoded by the coding sequence ATGCAGCAGTTTGAGTGGATCCATGCCGCCTGGTTAGCCCTGGCTATCGCGCTCGAAATTATTGCCAACGTTCTGCTGAAATTCTCAGACGGTTTTCGCCGCAAAACCTACGGCCTGCTGTCGATTGCCGCGGTACTGGGCGCCTTCAGCGCCCTGTCACAGGCGGTAAAGGGGATTGATCTGTCGGTCGCCTATGCCCTGTGGGGCGGGTTTGGTATTGCGGCAACGCTTGCCGCAGGCTGGATCCTGTTTGGGCAGCGGTTGAATCAAAAAGGGTGGATTGGCCTGGTGCTGCTCCTCGCCGGAATGATCATGATAAAACTGGCCTGA
- a CDS encoding AI-2E family transporter — MAKPIITLNGLKIVIMLGMLVIVLTGIRFAADIIVPFILALFIAVVLQPVVRRLVRLRLPRVLAITLPIVLIVVLMALLVAYLGTSLNELARTLPHYRTSLAVPLLHLEPWLQRAGIEVSMEELLKYIDPNAAMTLVTALLAQLSSAMTSIFLLLLTVVFMLLEVPQLPAKLQPLMTRPVEGMAAIQRALDSVSHYLVLKTAISLVTGLVVWGMLAVLEVRFAFVWALLAFALNYIPNIGSVLAAVPPIAQVLVFSGFYAALVLLAGYLLVNLIFGNILEPRVMGRGLGLSTLVVFLSLIFWGWLLGPVGMLLSVPLTIIAKIALEQTQGGKSIALLLSDMSRET, encoded by the coding sequence ATGGCGAAACCCATTATTACCCTCAACGGATTAAAAATAGTCATTATGCTTGGCATGCTGGTGATTGTACTTACCGGGATCCGTTTCGCGGCAGATATTATCGTGCCCTTTATCCTGGCGCTGTTTATCGCCGTGGTGCTTCAGCCTGTTGTGCGAAGACTGGTGCGGCTTCGTCTGCCACGCGTGCTGGCTATCACCCTGCCGATTGTGCTTATCGTGGTGCTGATGGCTTTGCTGGTGGCTTATCTCGGCACCTCGCTGAATGAACTGGCCCGCACCCTGCCGCACTATCGCACCTCGCTGGCCGTTCCGCTGCTGCATCTTGAGCCCTGGCTGCAGCGGGCCGGAATTGAGGTGTCGATGGAAGAGCTGCTGAAATATATTGACCCCAATGCCGCCATGACGCTGGTGACCGCCCTGCTGGCCCAGCTCTCCAGCGCCATGACCTCCATTTTTCTTTTACTGCTGACCGTGGTCTTTATGCTGCTGGAGGTGCCGCAGCTGCCGGCGAAACTCCAGCCTCTGATGACCCGCCCGGTGGAAGGCATGGCTGCCATCCAGCGCGCCCTTGACAGCGTGTCGCACTATCTGGTGCTGAAGACCGCCATTAGTCTGGTGACCGGGCTGGTGGTGTGGGGGATGCTGGCGGTGCTGGAGGTACGGTTTGCCTTCGTCTGGGCGCTGCTGGCCTTTGCGCTGAACTATATCCCCAACATCGGTTCGGTGCTGGCCGCCGTTCCCCCGATTGCCCAGGTGCTGGTCTTCAGCGGCTTTTACGCTGCGCTGGTGCTGCTGGCAGGTTATCTGCTGGTGAACCTGATCTTCGGCAATATCCTCGAGCCCCGCGTGATGGGCCGCGGGCTGGGTCTCTCCACCCTGGTGGTCTTTTTGTCGCTGATCTTCTGGGGCTGGCTGTTGGGTCCGGTTGGCATGCTGCTGTCGGTGCCCCTGACCATTATTGCGAAGATTGCGCTGGAGCAGACCCAGGGCGGCAAAAGCATTGCCCTGCTGCTCAGCGATATGAGCCGGGAAACGTGA
- a CDS encoding bifunctional diguanylate cyclase/phosphodiesterase translates to MRNPLSWHKIPSARTLFAMIFMAGVGLIFSVVALLYLSLNLISSKANEIDEQRTALSVEGAIQTSVNRVWSLVIDNAVWDDAVREAYRPALDIDWLYNTWGAGYKVNNLYDGTFVLDERFRVLWGSFKGQPFAEKNLDFFGDGLKSLILMHTNALRSDKNIYAGITRTRAGIAFVGVGLIRPTIGSLRVGDNTRRFLVITRHINPQILRDLGNTFQIDNLTFTPERVSDVSVPLKSSSGEVLGYLSWQPRLPGAAAAKAASLDITQIVLLTATLILLFILFSCVGLYKLARGETLARSVARTDWLSHLPNRRALIEELERVSQRGDTDRKSVVFIDLDGFKDVNDIYGHEVGDALIVIIAGALRDNVPKDGMLARMGGDEFAMTIGGDNAEALASAFAGFVLDYLHSPIIVGERSIHIGASIGIASGTLVECTSTELFRRADIAMYHSKITGKGRVTHYDAELNNVRERRLAIEGQIRHGLEHNEFDVWYQPIIDARSQKMVGVEALVRWPRRPQGPLAPDEFITVAETSGLIYGLGQFVLSRACQDLEPYTDLKLSVNISPAQFRDPEFEAKVEGALALSHFPPTRLQLEVTETYVLENPERARSAINNLKAQGIAVALDDFGTGYSSIGYLRRFNFNTIKIDKSLAGLVDHDEQASALVSGTVRIATALGMTVVAEGVENEKQMKLLRLAGCDQLQGYWYSQPMPIEAIMALRQQRQC, encoded by the coding sequence ATGCGTAACCCTTTAAGCTGGCATAAAATTCCTTCTGCCAGGACCTTGTTTGCCATGATCTTCATGGCAGGGGTCGGCTTAATTTTCTCTGTGGTCGCCTTGCTCTACCTCTCCCTCAACCTTATCAGCAGTAAAGCCAACGAAATCGACGAGCAGCGCACCGCGCTCTCGGTAGAGGGCGCTATTCAGACATCGGTGAACCGGGTCTGGTCGCTGGTGATTGATAACGCGGTCTGGGACGATGCCGTGCGGGAGGCCTATCGCCCGGCGCTCGACATCGACTGGCTCTACAACACCTGGGGCGCAGGCTACAAGGTGAATAACCTCTATGACGGCACCTTTGTACTCGACGAACGGTTTCGGGTGCTGTGGGGATCGTTCAAAGGCCAGCCTTTTGCCGAAAAAAACCTCGACTTCTTTGGCGACGGTTTGAAATCGCTGATCCTGATGCATACCAACGCCCTGCGCTCGGATAAAAACATCTACGCCGGGATCACCCGTACCCGGGCGGGGATTGCTTTTGTTGGCGTTGGCCTGATACGCCCGACGATTGGCAGCCTGCGGGTGGGGGACAATACCCGTCGTTTTCTGGTGATTACCCGCCATATCAACCCGCAAATCCTGCGCGATCTCGGGAATACGTTTCAGATCGACAACCTGACCTTTACGCCAGAGCGGGTGAGCGACGTCAGTGTGCCGCTAAAAAGCTCCTCCGGCGAAGTGCTGGGCTATCTCTCGTGGCAGCCGCGCCTACCGGGGGCCGCAGCGGCGAAAGCGGCCTCCCTCGACATCACGCAGATCGTCTTGCTCACCGCGACGCTGATTTTGCTGTTTATCCTCTTCAGCTGCGTGGGTCTGTATAAACTGGCGCGGGGGGAGACGCTGGCACGGTCGGTGGCGCGTACCGACTGGCTGAGTCATCTACCCAATCGCCGGGCGCTGATTGAAGAGCTGGAGCGGGTGAGCCAGCGCGGCGATACCGATCGCAAAAGCGTGGTGTTTATCGATCTCGACGGCTTTAAGGACGTCAATGATATCTACGGCCATGAGGTGGGCGATGCGCTGATCGTCATCATCGCGGGCGCGCTGCGTGACAATGTGCCCAAAGACGGCATGCTGGCCCGGATGGGCGGCGATGAGTTTGCCATGACCATCGGGGGCGACAACGCCGAAGCGCTGGCCTCGGCGTTTGCCGGCTTTGTGCTTGATTATCTCCACTCGCCCATCATTGTTGGTGAGCGTTCCATCCACATTGGCGCCAGTATCGGCATCGCCAGCGGCACGCTGGTGGAGTGCACCAGCACCGAGCTGTTCCGTCGCGCCGATATTGCTATGTACCACTCGAAAATTACCGGCAAGGGGCGGGTGACGCACTATGATGCCGAGCTGAACAACGTTCGCGAGCGTCGGCTGGCGATTGAGGGGCAGATCCGTCATGGTCTGGAACACAATGAGTTTGACGTCTGGTATCAGCCGATCATTGATGCCCGCAGCCAGAAAATGGTCGGCGTGGAAGCGCTGGTGCGCTGGCCGCGGCGTCCCCAGGGGCCGCTGGCGCCGGATGAGTTTATTACCGTCGCCGAAACCAGCGGTCTGATTTACGGCCTGGGGCAGTTTGTCCTCAGCCGGGCCTGTCAGGATCTGGAGCCATACACGGATTTAAAACTCTCGGTCAACATCTCCCCGGCGCAGTTTCGTGATCCCGAATTTGAAGCCAAAGTGGAAGGCGCGCTGGCCCTCAGCCACTTTCCCCCTACGCGCCTGCAGCTGGAAGTAACCGAAACCTACGTGCTGGAAAATCCCGAGCGGGCACGCTCAGCCATCAATAATCTCAAGGCGCAGGGTATCGCGGTGGCACTGGACGATTTCGGTACCGGCTACTCCAGTATCGGCTATTTGCGCCGCTTTAACTTCAATACCATCAAGATAGATAAATCCCTGGCCGGGCTGGTGGATCACGATGAACAGGCCTCAGCGCTGGTGAGCGGTACGGTGCGCATTGCCACCGCGCTGGGGATGACGGTGGTCGCAGAAGGGGTGGAGAACGAAAAACAGATGAAGCTGCTGCGTCTGGCGGGCTGCGATCAGCTGCAGGGTTACTGGTACAGTCAGCCGATGCCGATAGAGGCGATTATGGCGCTACGGCAGCAGCGCCAGTGTTAA
- the asr gene encoding acid resistance repetitive basic protein Asr has product MKKVLALVVAAAMGLSSAAFAADAVANTAAPAATSTAAPAAKTVQHKKHKKVAVQKAQAAKKHHKKAVKKEEAAPVAQKAQAAKKHHKKAVKHEAAAPTAKPAA; this is encoded by the coding sequence ATGAAAAAAGTATTAGCTCTGGTTGTTGCCGCTGCTATGGGTCTCTCTTCTGCTGCATTCGCCGCTGACGCTGTTGCCAACACCGCGGCTCCGGCTGCCACCTCTACCGCGGCACCGGCTGCGAAAACCGTGCAGCATAAAAAACACAAAAAAGTCGCAGTACAGAAAGCGCAGGCGGCTAAAAAGCACCATAAAAAAGCTGTGAAAAAAGAAGAGGCCGCACCTGTAGCCCAGAAAGCGCAGGCAGCAAAAAAACACCATAAAAAAGCAGTGAAACACGAAGCTGCTGCTCCAACCGCAAAACCGGCTGCATAA
- a CDS encoding zinc-dependent alcohol dehydrogenase family protein has protein sequence MENTVLCYRQFGEPESVLRRETAIKAPLKSGDIRVQMLMAPINASDLIPITGAYRHRITLPAVAGYEGVGRVLAAPDSAAALIGTRVLPLRGEGTWQQYVDCPATLAIPVPDTIPDSLAARAFINPLAAWLMLSLYPPQGKRVLLTAAGSDCAILLGQWALRQDATEVYGIHRSPVHADRLRAMGIIPVAQQDIDSVRALAAASDIVYDATGGELALAILGAMDKSAVFVCYGLLSGQPFALQRHFPAVHWFHIRNYLDALTPEAWQAAFCDIWSWLAASHYSDTTLLPFTDWQSALAHYRQAGRTRKPLLEIG, from the coding sequence ATGGAAAACACCGTATTATGCTACCGCCAGTTTGGTGAGCCTGAGTCTGTTCTGCGGCGGGAAACGGCGATAAAAGCGCCGCTGAAATCGGGAGATATTCGGGTGCAGATGCTGATGGCGCCGATCAACGCTTCGGATCTTATCCCCATTACGGGCGCTTACCGCCATCGCATTACCCTGCCTGCCGTCGCCGGATACGAAGGCGTAGGGCGAGTGCTTGCCGCGCCGGACAGCGCGGCGGCGCTTATCGGCACGCGGGTTCTGCCCCTGCGTGGGGAAGGCACCTGGCAGCAGTATGTGGATTGCCCGGCGACGCTTGCGATCCCGGTTCCGGATACCATTCCTGACTCGCTGGCGGCGCGGGCGTTCATCAATCCACTGGCGGCCTGGCTGATGCTCAGCCTCTATCCCCCACAGGGGAAACGGGTGCTGTTGACTGCCGCCGGTTCGGACTGCGCCATTTTGCTGGGGCAGTGGGCGCTGCGGCAGGACGCAACCGAGGTTTACGGCATTCACCGCTCGCCGGTACATGCCGACCGGCTGCGGGCGATGGGGATTATCCCCGTTGCCCAGCAAGACATTGACAGCGTGCGTGCCCTCGCTGCGGCCAGCGATATCGTCTATGACGCCACCGGCGGCGAGCTGGCGCTGGCGATCCTGGGGGCGATGGACAAAAGCGCCGTCTTTGTCTGCTACGGTTTGCTCTCCGGTCAGCCCTTTGCATTACAGCGTCACTTTCCGGCGGTGCACTGGTTTCATATCCGCAACTATCTGGATGCGCTCACACCTGAGGCGTGGCAGGCGGCATTTTGCGATATCTGGTCATGGCTTGCCGCCAGCCACTACAGTGACACGACGCTGTTGCCCTTTACCGACTGGCAATCAGCGCTTGCCCATTACCGCCAGGCGGGACGAACCCGCAAGCCGCTGCTGGAGATTGGCTAA
- the mdtJ gene encoding multidrug/spermidine efflux SMR transporter subunit MdtJ: MFYWILLGLAIVAEITGTLSMKWASVTGSHSGYILMLSMIALSYIFLSFAVKKIALGVAYALWEGIGILLITLFSVLLFDESLSLMKIAGLTTLVAGIILIKSGTRKPAKSRAEVTHAAV, translated from the coding sequence ATGTTTTACTGGATCCTCTTAGGTCTTGCTATCGTTGCTGAAATAACCGGCACCCTCTCCATGAAATGGGCCAGCGTCACCGGCAGTCACAGCGGCTATATTTTAATGCTGTCGATGATTGCGCTGTCCTATATTTTCCTCAGTTTTGCGGTTAAAAAAATCGCACTGGGCGTGGCCTACGCGTTATGGGAAGGTATTGGTATTTTGTTAATTACGCTGTTCAGCGTGCTGCTGTTTGATGAGTCGCTTTCCCTGATGAAAATTGCCGGGCTGACGACGCTGGTGGCAGGCATCATATTAATTAAATCCGGCACCCGAAAACCGGCAAAATCGCGTGCGGAGGTGACCCATGCAGCAGTTTGA